CGCAGCACGCTGTTCGCCGGCCAGATCGACCTGGACGACGAGGGCTACGTGAAGGTCGACGCGCCCAGCACCCGGACCAACCTCGAGGGCGTCTTCGCGTGCGGCGACGTCGTCGACCACGTCTACCGTCAGGCGATCACCGCGGCCGGTACCGGCTGCTCGGCCGCGCTCGACGCGGAGCGTTTCCTGGCCGCCCAGGAGCACGCGGAATCCACCCGCCAGTCCTGACGTTCCACCCACAGAGCAGTTCTCTCACGAAGGAGGCCGCCGATGTCGGCGCTCAAGCAGGTCACGGATGCGACTTTCGACGAGGAAGTCCTCAGGAGCGGCAAGCCCGTCCTGGTCGACTTCTGGGCCGAGTGGTGCGGCCCGTGCCGCATGGTCGCGCCGATCCTCGAGCAGATCTCGCAGGAGCACGGTGACAAGCTGGAGATCGTCAAGCTCAACACCGACGAGAATCCGGAAGTCGCGACCAAGTACGGCGTGCTGAACATTCCGATGCTCAACGTCTACGTCAACGGCGAGGTCGTCAAGACGATCGTCGGGGCGAAGCCGAAGCGCGTTCTGCTCAAGGACCTCGAAGACTTCATCGGCTGACCGAGACGAGTCCCTCGTCCAGCACCTGGCTCGTGGAGCCGGGGCAGGAGCCCGCGTACAGCACCGCGTAGAACGTGGTGGTGGATGCGGGCTCTTCGTCGTTCCGGTAGACGACGAGGCTGGCGTCGCCACCGGAGTAGGCCTCGGGCGCGACCGCCGCGACGGTGTAGCCGGCTCGGGCCGGTGCGCGGAAACACGTCGCC
This genomic window from Actinospica robiniae DSM 44927 contains:
- the trxA gene encoding thioredoxin is translated as MSALKQVTDATFDEEVLRSGKPVLVDFWAEWCGPCRMVAPILEQISQEHGDKLEIVKLNTDENPEVATKYGVLNIPMLNVYVNGEVVKTIVGAKPKRVLLKDLEDFIG